In the genome of Chloroflexota bacterium, the window GCCGGTCCGGATCGACGGCCTGAGCACCGATGTCACCGGACGGCGACGGCTGGCCGACGAAGTCGCGCGCCTGGCCGCCCAGCGCGAACGGGACCGGATGGCGTCGGAGCTGATCGCCACCGTGTCCCACGAGCTGCGCACGCCGCTCTCGTCGCTGCTCGGCTTCTCGGAGCTGCTGCTCGACAGCGGCGTCGCCGAGGCCGAGCGTACCAGCTGGACCGAGGTCCTGCACAACGAGGCGCGGCGTCTTGCCGAGCTGGTGGACGACATCCTGGATGTCTCCCACCTGGACGCCGGGCGCGTCGGGCTGTCCCTGCGCACGATCGATGCCTACGACATCGCGGATCGAGCGCTGCTGCCCTTCGAGGCCGGCCCCAACGGACACCGGTTGGTGCGGCGCTTCACTGGCGACACGGCGCAGCTCACCGCGGACGCCGAGAAGGTTCGCCGCATCATCACCAACCTCGTCGGCAATGCCCTGAAGTACTCGCCGGGCGGCGGCAGCGTCGAGCTGGCCGTGTGCAAGACGGATGGGCACGTCACGTTCACGGTCACGGACCAGGGCCTCGGCATGGACCGCACCGACATCGACCGCCTCTTTCAGCGATTCCAGCGGGTCGGCACGGTCGAGCGCGAGGGTATCCCTGGCTCGGGGCTGGGCCTGTACATTGCGAAGCAGCTCGTGGAGCTGCACGGCGGGCGCATCTGGGCTGAGAGCCCGGGGCGCGGCCACGGCTCGACATTCTCGGTGGAGCTGCCGGTCGGCGGCCCCCCGGCGACAGGCGCAGAGGCATGAACAGCATAGCACGCCACACGTCCCACCAGCGACCCGGCCAGCGCGGGGACGGTGATGCGCGGAGGCACACACGAGGTCAGGATCGGGGCGCCGCGGGAGTCAGCACGCCGCCTCCCGTGGCGCCAGTGCCCCCGGCCAGTGATAGGAGCGAGCCATGAGTGGACCTCTTTCCATTCTGGTCGTCGAGGATGAAGCGTTCACCCGCCAGTTGATCTGTGTGGCGCTCCAGGCGACCGGGTACGCCGTACGGGACGCCGCGGACGCCGAGACGGCGCTCCAGATCGCCGCCGAGGAGCGACCTGATCTCGCGCTGTTGGACGTACGCCTCCCTGGGATGGACGGCTGGGAGCTCTGCTCGCGCCTGCGCGAGAGCCAGGAGCTGCCCGTCATCTTCCTGACCGCGCTCGGAGACGAGGAGCACATCGTCAAGGGACTGCGGGCCGGCGGTGACGACTACCTCGTCAAGCCGTTCTCGCCGGCGGTGCTGGTGGCGCGCGTCGAAGCGGTGATGCGGCGGGCGGCTGGCCCGCGCGCCAGCATCATCCGCCTCGGCGATCTGACCGTCGATCTCGGGAGCGGCCGGGTCGAGCGGAACGGCCGCGCGCTCAACCTGACGGCCACCGAGTTGCGTATCCTGTCAGCGCTGGCACGACGGCCGGGCGTCATGGTGAGCGCCCAACAGCTCGTTGCCGAGATCCAGGGCCACCACATCCCTGAGCGGGAGGCCCGCCCGCTGATGAAGGTCCACGTTCGGAACCTCCGCATGAAGATCGAAGAGTTCCCGGAGCAGCCCCGCCACATCATCACGGTGCGCGGCCTCGGCTATATGTTCAACCGCCGCGTGACGGACCACGCATCATGAGCCGGCCACTGCTCGACCGCGAGGAGTTCGACGCCCTCCAGGAGCTGCCCAATCCTGAGGAGATGGTGCCGCGCCTCGTCAGCGTGTTCTTGCGCGAAGCCGAGGGCCTGATCCTTGAGGCGCGGGAGGCGCTTGCGGCCGACGACCTTGTGCGAGTCGCGCGGGCGGCACACGGTCTGCGGGGCAGCGGCAGCTTCGTCGGGGCGGCCCGCCTGACCGAGGAGGCTCGGCTGCTGGAGCAGGCAGCGGATCGCCAGGAACGCTCGGAGCTGGAGGCCGGCGTCGACAGGCTGGCGGCCACCTTCGGCGAGACGCGCGTCCTGTTGCTGGCCGCACTGGAGCAGGTGACGGCAGCGTAGCCCAGGCGTCGCCCAACATCAATTCCAACCTGAGAACCGCGGGCTGCCATCGCCCTGACGACCTCGGATGCGTGCCATCTGGGTTTTGGCGTGACCCTGGCGGCCGGTCAGGCCACCACGCGCGCGTTCAGGCGCGGGCTGCCCGGCTCCACCAGCACCTCGCCACGGCGGTGCAGCTCCAGAAACACGGCCACCAGCTCCGGGTCGAACGCCTGCCCGGCCAGGCGCCTGATCTCGCCGATCGCCTCGTTGAGCGGCCAGGCCGTCTTGTAAGGCCGCACATGGGTCAGCGCGTCGAAGACGTCCACGATGCTGACGATACTGGCCTCGCGAGGAATCGCCGCACCGGCGACGCCGTGGTAGCCGTCACCATCCCAACGCTCATGGTGGAAGCGGGCGATGCGTTCGGCCAGTTGGAGCACCGGCGAGCCGCTGTCCGCGAGGATGCGCGCACCGATGAGCGTGTGCTCGCGGATGACCGCGTACTCGTCCGGGGTCAGGCGGGACGGCTTGAGCAGGACGTGGTCTGGAATCCCGACCTTCCCAACGTCGTGCAGGGGGGCGGCCCGGCGGAGCAGCTCGACGGCGTCCGCGCTGTCCCCAAGCGCCGCCGCGAGCCGCGCGGCGTTCTCCCCGACGCGCAGCATGTGACGGTGGGTCAGGTCGTCACGGGCCTCCACCAGCGTGCTGAGCCGCTCCAGCATCTCCAGGCGAGACTGCTCGACCTCACGGGTTCGCTCCTGGACCTTCTCCTCAAGTCGGGCGTTCTGGCGAAACAGCGTCGTGTGCAGCGCACGTGTCTCCAGGAGGTTCTCGACACGCAGCAGCACCTCGGTCGCGTCGAACGGCTTGGTCAGGAAGTCCTTTGCGCCGCCGGCCAGCGCCCGGAGTCGCGTGTCGCGGGTGGCGTCAGCGGTCAGCACCAGGATGGGCAGCAGCGGGCCATCGGCGAGCCACGGCTTGAGCAGCTCCATCACGGCGAACCCGTCCAGGTGCGGCATGTGCAGATCGAGCATGATCAGGTCGGGCGGCGTCTCCAGCATCAACACCAGGATGTCACGTGGATCGGTCGTCGCCTGGATGTTGCCAAACCCGTGCTGGTTGAGCAGGCGCGTGAGGACCGCGCAGTTCGCTGGCTCGTCATCGACAATCAAGATGTGCGAGCTTCGATACAGCGGGCTCTCCACTACGACGCCTCCTGCAAGAATCGGTCGACGATGCCCAGGAACGCACGCACGTCAAACGGCTTGGTGAGGTAGGCGTGAGCGCCCGCCGCGAGCAACCGGTCGATCTGCTCGCGGTTGGCGTCGGCGCTCAGGACGACGACGGGGATGTGCGCCGTATCGGGAGCAGACCGCAGCTCGGCCAGCAGCTCCGCGCCAGACATGTCTGGCAGGTGCAGGTCTGCCAGGATCAAGAGTGGATGCTGTGCACGCGCGAGCGCCAGTCCCTCGCTGGCCGTCTCGGCGGTCAGCAGGCGGACCTGTGGCCGCCACGCCAGCGACCGCTCAACCAGCAGGGCGTTCGGTCGGTTGTCCTCCACGTAGAGGATGCTCTGCCGTAGGGTCGGCGGAGCCGGCGCCGGGTCTTCCGTCGTCGGTGGGAGGACACTCAGCGTCGGGCGTGCGTTGGCAGCCAGGGGCAGTTGCACCCAGAACGTCGTACCCTGGCCGACGGTGCTCTCCACGCCGATCTCGCCGCCCATCGCCTCAGTGAGCGACCGCGCGATCACCAGCCCGAGGCCGGTGCCCTGGACGCCCGTTCGCTCAGCGCCGAGCCGGTCGAACGGATTGAAGAGCTGGCGCATGCGCTCCTGCGAGATACCGTCACCGGTGTCCCGGACGGCCAGCTTCACCTGCTCGCCGTCGACCGGCTCGGCGCTCAGCGTGACCCTGCCGCCCTCATGGTTGTACTTCACGGCGTTGCTGAGCAGATTCAAGAGCACCTGCCGCAGATGCTGGCGATCCCCCAGGACGGACAGCTCATCCAGCCCGTACGTTCTGATCGTGACCGAGCGCCCGTTCGCAGTCGGCTGCACGAGGTCGAGCAGCTCGCCGACCAGATCGGCAACGGGCAGCGGCTCGAGGTTGATCGGCAGCCGCCCCGCCTCGATGCGCTCGATGTCCAGCACGTCGTCGATCAGCCCGAGCAGATGCTTGCCCGCGTGGAGGATGTGGCCCACCGCTTCGGCGTCGCGGGCCTCCAGCCGGGCCATCCCCAGGATCTGGGCGAAGCCAAGGATGGCGTTGAGCGGCGTCCGCAGCTCGTGACTCATGCGGGACAGGAATTCGCTCTTGGAGCGGTTGGCCTGCTCCGCAAGCTGCCGGGCCACCGTCTCAGCTTCGTAGAGGAAGGCGTTACGCACGGCCACGGCCGCCAGCGCCACGAAGCTGTCGAGCAAGTCGCGGTCGCCTTCGGAGAAGTGGAAGCGGTCAGTGCCGTAGAGCGCCAGCAGACCGAGCAACTGGCGATCGTCTCCGACAATGGGCACGCCGTAGTAGGTCTTGAGACCGTGGCGCGCCCACCACGACGGCATCGCGATGCGCTGATCCTCGACGGCGTCGGCGATCTCGACGTGTGTCCAGGCGTCCGGGACGCAGTCGCCGAAGCCGGCCTCGAAGAGGGTCAGCGTGCGCGAGCGGAGCGCCAGGCCGATCTCGTCGTCGGAGAACGCTTGCGACTTCAACGTCTGGGTCTCCGGATCGAGCACCCAGAACGCCACGAACGGCGCTTCGAAGATCTCGGCGGCGGCCCGCGCGATCTCCGCCAGCACGGTCTTGCGGTCGAGCGTGGAGAAGATAACCTGATTCAGCCGCGTCAGCGCGTGCATCCGCGAGAGTTGCGCGGCGATGCCGACATACAGGCGCGTGGTTTCCAGGGTGGCGGCGGCTTGATCCGCGAGGAGGCCGACGAGGCGGACATCGTCGGCGTCGAACGGGCGCTCATCCTCGGCGTTCGCCCCGACCATCAGCACGCCGATGCGGTGTCCGGCGTGGCGCATCGGCACGGCAAGCGCCCGTCGCACCTTCGAGGCTCTCCCGCTCGGTGCAGCGCCGCTCCAGGCCGGGTAGTCGTTGACGATCAGCGCCTCGCCAGACGCGAAGACCTGCCCGACGATGCCCTCACCTGGGCGCAACGGCAAGCTTGCATGCTCGGCTGGGATACCCCAGGCACGTACCCGTCGCAGTCGCTGCGTGTCCTCGTCCCAGACGTGGAAGGTTGCGCCGTCGCCAGCGCCGACGAGCGCAACCGCGCTCTGCAGCACCTCATCCAGCACCGTGTTCACGTCCAGCGTGTCGCCGCTCAGTTGCGCGGAGACGCGGTGGAGCGTCAGCAGCCGCTCAGACTCCCGTTCGAGACGTGAGCGCCCCTCTTCGAGCGAGTGCTCCAGGGCGTGGTGCTCCTCGTCACGGCGCTGCAGCTCGTAGGCCATGATGTCGAACGCCTTGGCCAGCTCGCCCAGCTCTCCGTCGTTCCGGGTCACGCCCGTCCGCGCGCCCAGGTCGCCGGCTGCCAGCCGGCGCGTCGCGTGGAGAATGCGCTCGACACGCTTGAGGATGATCGCCTCGCCGCTCAGCCAGGCGATGAGCAGCGCCAGCCCGCCGATGAAGATCAGGGCCATGATGCCCTGCGCCAGCATCAGGTTCGCCGGGCCGTAGGCAACTTCCGTCGGAATGCCGACCACCACCGTCGGGCTGCGCGCCTCGCTCGGCGCGAGCGGTTGGAAGGTGTAGAGGCGCGCCCGTCCGTCCAGGCCGGACGTCTCGGTGGCGCCCTCGCCGCCGCTGGACTTGATGGCCAGGAACAGCGGATGCTCCGCGATCGACTGCCCGATGACGCCGTTCCCCGGGGGGTAAGCGGCGAGAACGGTCCCATTGGGGTCCAGGACTTTGAGCGTCGATCCCTCAGGCAGATTGGCGCGCGCCGCCATCTGCCCGATAGCTTCCAGGTCGATGGCCGCGATGACGACCGACATCACGTCGGACGTATCGTCCAGGATCGGCATGGCGATGTTCAGCGACGCCTTGCCGCTTGCCCGCCCGATCACGAAGTCCCCGATGCCCAGCGCCTTCTGATCGACGGCTGCCCGGAAGTGGCGACGGTCTGAGAGGTCGACCACCGGAGACGGGATGCTGCTGCAGACGAAACGGCCGTCCGGCATCGCCACGCCCATCACGGTGTAGATGGGTGACTGCGAATGCACCATTCGCATGACGCGCTCGCAGGACGGGCCTGCCGAGCGCACGTCGGGCGCCTGCGAGAGCCCCACCAGCAGGTTACGCGTGCTCGCAATCAGGCTGTCCAGCTCGGTCGATGCGAGCATGGCAACGCGAACCGAGGTGGCCTGCACCTCGGAGGTGTCAGCGCGACGCCGCTGGATGCTCAAGCCGGCCACCAGCATGAACGAAGGCACCGAGGCCAGAAGCACGAGCAGCAGCAGGTGGAAGCGAAGACCGCGAAACATCGTGAACCGCATAGCTGGAGTCCTCAGGCGCGACCGTTGGCGCTCACCGCCAGCACATTTCCCACTCAAGGAACGGACGGGGGTGGGATTCCGGGATGCCAGCCAACGCCCGTGAGGCCCGCGCGAGCGTCAGGCGGGCAGATCGTGCCGACAGGTGGCACCCAGCAGCGCGTCGAGGCAGTTCAGGAGCGTCGATCTCCGCAGCGGCTTGCTCAAGTACGCGTCGGCGATGGCGCTGGGATGGGCGTAGTCGAGCATGCCCTCGAAGATGCGCGCGCTGATCATCACGATGCGCAGGTGCGCTGTCTGTGGGTCGGACTTCAAGACCCGACACGCTTCCTGACCATCCATGACAGGCATGTCGAGGTCCAGCAGCACGGCATCCGGCATCGACAGCCGAGCCTCCTCGACGGCCTGAAGTCCGTTGGCAACCTGCGCCACTCGGTAGCCTGCGCTCTCCAGCATGGCCTGGAGAACGCAGCGCAGCAAGACCGAATCGTCGGCTATCAGCACGGTCCGCTGGCGACGTGCGTCGGCGTTCACCTCACCGCCTCGAGCAGGGGCCGGCGCTGTTCGAGCAGCATGTACGGATCGATGATCACGATCATCCGTCCGTTGACCTTGGCGACGCCCAGGATCAGCTCGCCCTCGCGGGCGGTCAGCGCGTCTGGGGCGTCAACCTGGTCCGGCGAGATGCTCAGAATCTCGGAGACACCGTCCACCACCAGCGCCACCGTCTCGATACCGACATCGGTGACGACGAGCCGGCTGTGCGGCGAGGCAGCGGCGGTCCGCACGCCGAGGCGGCGGCGCAAATCGACGACGGGGAGCGTCGCGCCGCGCAGGCAGGTGATGCCGTCGATGTCGGCCGGGGCATCCGGGACGGAGCGTGTCGGTTGGAGGCGAACGATCTCTTGAATGTGGCTGATCTCGATGCCGTAGGCCTCGTCGCCCAGCTCAAGCACGACGACCTGGATGGTTGAATCCGAAAGCGGCATGTTCGCGATGCTCCTTGCGACGCCCGTCGCTCTGCCTCTGAGTCAGCCCCTGGGCATTCAGCCCCTGGGCATAGGGTCCAGGTTCCTCACGTTCTCGCGACCCTTCTCTACTGTCAGGATCGCCGCTGTACGGGAAACTGGCGAGCATCGCAGGTAAAGAGATCGGAAAGAATGCGCGGTGAGTCGCACGCCGTGCGCGGGACAGGCGGCACACCACATTCGGGACCGTTGACACGGTCCACAGCGCCGCCAGGAGGTGCACAATGCGATGAGCGCGGCGTCATCGGCGACGGTCCGTCGCACGGCGCGCAGGCGTTCTGGCAAGCACGAGTGCGCGTACGGCGCGTGTACCGGACAGGGAGCGACGCGATGTTCAGCACAATTCTGGTTCCCCTCGACGGCTCGGACCTCGCGCGCCACGCCCTGCCGTACGCCACCACGCTGGCGAAAGCGACTCATGCCCGGCTGGTGCTCCTGCACGCCTACGTGGCGCGGGAGTCCGGCGCACAGCCCGATCCCGAGCTCGACGTCATCATGGAGCTGAGCGATCTCGCCAGCGACCTCCGCGCGCAGGGCATCAACGCCTCGACCTGGCTGGTCTACGAGGCGGCCGGGACCGCCATCGTGCAGGCGGTGTCGGATCTCCGCGTCGATCTGGTGGTCATGTCCACCCACGGGCGAGGCGGCCTGAGCCGCCTGCTGCACGGGAGCGTGGCCGAGGCCGTGCTGCGGCACGTCACCATCCCGGTGCTGCTCGTCTCCCGCCTGTCCGAGCCGCGCTGGCACACCGACACGCCGCTGACGGTGATCGCGCCACAGGACGGCTCGGCCTTCGCCGCCGGCGCGCTGGGGCTGACCCAGGAGCTTGCGCGGGCGCTCGGCGCCGAGATCGTGCTGCTGCGGGCGCTCGAACCGGGCGACGAGGCGAGCGGCCCCCTCTCGCTGCCGTGGCGGCGCGGCCAGCCCAGCCTGCCTGATCTGATCCGCGCGCCGCTCGAAGCTGACGCAACCCGACTGCGGGAGGCGGGCTGCCAGGTCCGCGTTCAGGTCGATGTCGGTGAGCCGGCCGACGCCATCGTCCGGCTCGCCAACGCCCTTCCAGCAGCGCTCGTGGTGATGACGACCCACGGGCGCGGGACGCTCTCCCGCCTGATGCTGGAGAGCGTGACCATGGATGTCCTCCAACACGTGCAGGCGCCGCTCCTGCTGGTGCGGCCCGCCATGCCTGCCTCAACCGACGAGTCTGAGACGGAGCAACGCGAGCAGATCTCCGTCTGAGGCTGTCGAGGACGGTCTACACAAGTCCATGAATATGCAGCGCGGATCCACCAGCGTGCAGGAGCGATCAGAGCAGACTCACATCAGTCCATCGCCGGAAGTTCCGCCACACAGCCGCTCCGCCGACGACGTTCTCACGGGTCTCGGGGTGGAGCCGAGCGCCGGCCTCTCCTCCGCTGAGGCCGAATCCCGGCTGCTCCGCGACGGCCTGAATCAACTCAACGTCGAGACGCCACCGGGACTGCTCACCCTGGCGATTCGCCAGTTCAAGAGCGCCATCGTGCTGCTGCTCGTCGTCGCCGCCATCATCTCGCTGCTCGCGGGGGATGCCAAGGACGCCGTGGTCATCCTGGCGATCCTCATCATCAACGCCGCGATTGGCGCGGTGCAGGAGGCCCGCGCCGAGCAGGCGTTGGCAGCCCTGCGCGAGATGACGCCGGCCCAGGCACGCGCCCGGCGCGACGGCCACGAGCACGATCTGCTGGCGCGCGATCTGGTGCGCGGCGACATCGTGCTGGTCCGCTCGGGTGACGTGGTCCCGGCCGATGGACGGCTGATCTCCGCCGTCTCGCTGACGGTGGACGAGAGCACGCTCACGGGCGAGTCGCTGCCCATTGAGAAGGACCCCGCAGCCCTGGCCGAGCCGGGCGCGGTGCCCGGCGACCGTGTCAGCATGGCGTTCCAGGGAACCGCCGTCACCGGCGGCCACGGCGAGCTGGTCGTGACCGCCACCGGCCTCAAGACGGAGATGGGGCTGATCGCCGCGTCGCTGGCGTCGAGCGCGCCGCCACAGACCCCGCTCGAACGGCAGGTGGACTGGCTCACGCGATTCCTGTCCTTGCTGGCCGTGGGCGCAGCAGTCGCCGTATTCCTGCTCGGGCTGGCGCGCGGCGAGTCGCTGGAGAACCTGTTCCTGGTCGCGCTGAGCCTGGCGGTGGCCGCCGTCCCAGAGGGACTGCCGGCCGTCGTCACCATCGTGCTCGCCCTTGGCGTGCAGCGGATGGCGCGCCGGCAGGCCATCGTGCGGCGGCTGGCGGCCGTCGAAGCGCTCGGCTCGGCCACCGTCATCTGCACCGACAAGACGGGCACGCTGACGCTGGGTGAGATGCAGGTGACCGAGATCCTGGTAGATGGCCGGGCGCTGGCCGTCTCGGGCAGCACCGTCCACGAGGGCACGACCCAGGTCGATCCAACCACCGCGCCGGCCCTGCCGGACCTGCTCGTCGCAGCCGTGCTCTGCAACAACGCACAGGACGGATCGGCGTCGGCCGGTGACCCGACCGAGCGCGCCCTCCTGCACCTGGCGCAGCGGCTTGGCATCCAGGTGGCCCTGCTGCGCGACGAAGCACCGCGCACCCACGAGATCCCGTTCGACTCGGTGCGCAAGCGTATGGCGACGGTCCACTGCAAGCCAGATGGCGGCACGATCTACGTCAAGGGCGCGCCGGACGTGGTGCTGGCGCTCTGCACGCGGCAACTGACGGCCGACGGAGAGCATGCCCTGACGTCCGACGCCCTGTCTCAGGTACACGCCGATCTGGAGACGCTGGCGCGACAAGGGCTGCGTACGCTGGCGCTAGCCCGCCGCCCGATGCAGGCTTCCGACGAGGATGCGTGCGCCGACGATCCGGCGCGGGCCGGCGACGCCCTCGAACGCGAACTGACGCTGCTCGGCATCCTCGGACTGATGGATCCGCCGCGCCCGGAGGCCCGGGCCGCCCTGGCCGAGGCCCACGACGCTCGTATTCGCACCATCATGGTCACCGGCGATCACCCGGTCACGGCGCAGGCCATCGGCCTGCAGTTGGGCCTGATCCACGAGGGAGAGTCCCGCATCCTGACCGGTATCGAGCTGGCCCAGCTTGACGGCCCGGCGCTCCAGCGAGCCACCGAAGACGTGGCGATCTGCGCCCGCGTCGCGCCGCAGCAGAAGGTCGAGATCGTGCGGGCGCTTCAGGCGAGCGGCGAGGTGGTGGGGATGACGGGCGACGGCGCGAACGACGCCCCGGCCCTGCGGCTGGCCGACATCGGCGTCGCGATGGGGCAGCGCGGAACCGCCGTCTCGAAGGAGGCAGCGGCCATCGTCCTGGCAGACGACAACTACGCCACCATCGTCTCGGCCATCGAGGAGGGGCGGACCATCTACGCCAACCTCCGCAAGACGATCATCTATCTGGTCTCAGGCAACGTGGGCGAGGTACTGACGATCCTGGTGGCGATGCTGGCCGGCCTGCCGCTGCCGTTCCAGGCGATCCAGATCCTGTGGATCAACGTGGTCACGGACTCCCTGCCGGCCATCGGGCTGGCGATGGAGCCGGCCGAGCCGGGCGTCATGCGCCACCCCCCACGGGCGCGCGGCGAGCCGTTCCTGCCGCGCTGGATCATGCCGCTGATGCTCGTCCCCAGCGTCCTGCTGGCGGCCATCAGCCTGATCGCCCTGGTGGTGACGCTCGGGCGCTTCCCCGACGACCTCGCCACCGCCCAGACGACGGCCTTCGCAACCCTCATCGTCGGGCACCTGTTCATCGGCTGGGCGCAGCGCTCGACGCTCGGCTCCGTGCTCCCACTGCCGCTGCTCTCCAACCGGACGCTGGTGCTATCCATCGTGCTGGGCGTCGGGACGCTGATCCCCCTGCTCTACACCGAGGTCGGGCAGGAGCTGTTCCACACCGCGCCGCTCGACGTGTGGAGCTGGCTGCTGGCGCTCGGGCTGTCGCCAGTGCCGTGGATCGGCTCCGAGATCGTCAAGCTGCTGGAGCGCCGCCGCCGCGCATCTGAAGTGCAACAATCCTGACCGGGGCGCATCGCCCGGATAACGGCACCCTTTGCAGCGCCCTGGCCATGATTCAGGTCGTTGGCACCAGCTGGTAGGTCCGGCCCGGCTCCAGGTCGATGGCGACCGGGCTGGACCCGCTCGGCTGGAGCGTCACCAGCGCCGCACCCTCGGCCATCAGCGTCCAGCGGGCCGCCCCACCAGTCACCGGCCCTCGGAACAGCAGGCGGGTCGGCGCGGTCACTCCGACGACGTAGCTGCCGTCCGCCGTGCGCGCCGCGAAGACCTGGCGCATACCGTCCACCAG includes:
- a CDS encoding cation-translocating P-type ATPase, translating into MQERSEQTHISPSPEVPPHSRSADDVLTGLGVEPSAGLSSAEAESRLLRDGLNQLNVETPPGLLTLAIRQFKSAIVLLLVVAAIISLLAGDAKDAVVILAILIINAAIGAVQEARAEQALAALREMTPAQARARRDGHEHDLLARDLVRGDIVLVRSGDVVPADGRLISAVSLTVDESTLTGESLPIEKDPAALAEPGAVPGDRVSMAFQGTAVTGGHGELVVTATGLKTEMGLIAASLASSAPPQTPLERQVDWLTRFLSLLAVGAAVAVFLLGLARGESLENLFLVALSLAVAAVPEGLPAVVTIVLALGVQRMARRQAIVRRLAAVEALGSATVICTDKTGTLTLGEMQVTEILVDGRALAVSGSTVHEGTTQVDPTTAPALPDLLVAAVLCNNAQDGSASAGDPTERALLHLAQRLGIQVALLRDEAPRTHEIPFDSVRKRMATVHCKPDGGTIYVKGAPDVVLALCTRQLTADGEHALTSDALSQVHADLETLARQGLRTLALARRPMQASDEDACADDPARAGDALERELTLLGILGLMDPPRPEARAALAEAHDARIRTIMVTGDHPVTAQAIGLQLGLIHEGESRILTGIELAQLDGPALQRATEDVAICARVAPQQKVEIVRALQASGEVVGMTGDGANDAPALRLADIGVAMGQRGTAVSKEAAAIVLADDNYATIVSAIEEGRTIYANLRKTIIYLVSGNVGEVLTILVAMLAGLPLPFQAIQILWINVVTDSLPAIGLAMEPAEPGVMRHPPRARGEPFLPRWIMPLMLVPSVLLAAISLIALVVTLGRFPDDLATAQTTAFATLIVGHLFIGWAQRSTLGSVLPLPLLSNRTLVLSIVLGVGTLIPLLYTEVGQELFHTAPLDVWSWLLALGLSPVPWIGSEIVKLLERRRRASEVQQS